Proteins from one Gibbsiella quercinecans genomic window:
- the secM gene encoding secA translation cis-regulator SecM produces MIGILNRWRQFGRRYFWPHLLLGMVAATLGVPQNLSGCPEQAALPSNSSSVNRQNSASGAFNSLALLQDVHRRPTFGVDYWHQHALRTVIRHLSFALAPQVAYVRAQETEAQADEPLQVAQAQLALLSTLNALLTHEPKPPTIVRDTRHAVLPTFAQHQAGLWLAQVQGIRAGPAAA; encoded by the coding sequence GTGATCGGTATTCTAAATCGTTGGCGACAATTTGGCAGACGTTATTTTTGGCCTCATCTCCTGCTGGGGATGGTAGCGGCCACGCTTGGCGTCCCGCAAAATTTGTCTGGCTGCCCTGAGCAGGCCGCGTTACCGAGCAATTCGTCCAGCGTTAACCGCCAGAACTCCGCCAGCGGTGCCTTTAACAGCCTGGCGTTGCTGCAGGATGTGCATCGTCGCCCTACCTTTGGCGTCGACTATTGGCACCAGCATGCGCTTCGCACTGTCATTCGTCACCTTTCTTTTGCCCTGGCGCCGCAGGTTGCCTATGTGCGCGCACAGGAAACCGAAGCGCAAGCCGATGAGCCGCTGCAGGTAGCCCAAGCCCAACTGGCGCTGCTTTCCACGCTGAATGCGCTGCTGACGCATGAGCCCAAGCCGCCAACCATTGTCCGCGATACCCGCCACGCGGTGCTGCCAACCTTCGCGCAGCATCAGGCCGGCCTGTGGCTGGCACAGGTGCAGGGGATCCGCGCCGGGCCTGCTGCGGCCTGA
- the secA gene encoding preprotein translocase subunit SecA, with translation MLVKLLTKVFGSRNDRTLRRMRKVVEQINRMEPDMEKLSDDQLKAKTSEFRERLKKGEVLENLLPEAFAVVREASKRVFGMRHFDVQLLGGMVLNDRCIAEMRTGEGKTLTATLPAYLNALSGRGVHVVTVNDYLAQRDAENNRPLFEFLGLTVGINLPGMPAPAKREAYAADITYGTNNEYGFDYLRDNMAFSPEERVQRPLHYALVDEVDSILIDEARTPLIISGPAEDSSEMYIKVDKLIPKLIRQEKEDSDTFHGEGHFSVDEKARQVHLTERGLILIEELLVGAGIMDEGESLYSPANIMLMHHVTAALRAHVLFTRDVDYIVKDGEVIIVDEHTGRTMQGRRWSDGLHQAVEAKEGVEIQNENQTLASITFQNYFRLYEKLAGMTGTADTEAFEFSSIYKLDTIVVPTNRPMIRKDMPDLVYMTEKEKIAAIIEDIRERTANGQPVLVGTISIEKSEVVSRELAKAGIDHKVLNAKFHAMEADIVAQAGQSGAVTIATNMAGRGTDIVLGGSWQTEIAQLEAPTEEQIEEIKQAWKVRHDAVLTAGGLHIIGTERHESRRIDNQLRGRSGRQGDAGSSRFYLSMEDALMRIFASDRVSNMMRKLGMKEGEAIEHPWVTKAIANAQRKVESRNFDIRKQLLEYDDVANDQRRAIYSQRNELLDVSDVSETINSIREDVFKATIDNYIPPQSLEEMWDVAGLEDRLKKDFDLALPLAEWLDKEPELHEETLRERILDKAKEEYLRKEEVVGSEMMRNFEKGVMLQTLDSLWKEHLAAMDYLRQGIHLRGYAQKDPKQEYKRESFAMFAAMLESLKYEVISVLSKVQVRMPEEVEALEQQRRSEAERLAQQQQLSHQDENSLAVDDPNTPAVAERKVGRNDPCPCGSGKKYKQCHGRLQK, from the coding sequence ATGTTAGTGAAATTATTGACCAAAGTTTTTGGTAGCCGTAACGACCGTACGCTGCGCCGTATGCGTAAAGTGGTTGAGCAGATTAACCGCATGGAACCGGACATGGAAAAGCTGTCCGATGATCAGTTAAAAGCCAAGACCAGCGAGTTCCGTGAGCGCCTGAAAAAAGGCGAAGTGCTGGAAAACTTGCTGCCGGAAGCATTCGCCGTGGTGCGCGAAGCCAGTAAACGCGTGTTCGGCATGCGCCATTTCGACGTACAGCTGCTGGGCGGCATGGTGCTTAACGATCGCTGCATTGCGGAAATGCGTACCGGTGAAGGTAAAACCCTGACGGCGACCTTGCCGGCATACCTGAATGCGCTGAGTGGCCGCGGTGTACACGTGGTTACCGTCAACGACTATCTGGCCCAGCGCGATGCGGAAAACAACCGCCCGCTGTTTGAATTCCTCGGCCTGACCGTGGGCATCAACCTGCCGGGCATGCCGGCGCCGGCCAAACGTGAAGCCTACGCCGCCGATATTACCTACGGCACCAACAACGAATATGGCTTTGATTACCTGCGCGACAACATGGCGTTCAGCCCGGAAGAGCGCGTGCAGCGCCCATTGCACTATGCGCTGGTGGATGAGGTCGACTCCATCCTGATCGATGAAGCGCGTACTCCGCTGATCATCTCCGGCCCGGCTGAAGACAGCTCCGAGATGTACATCAAGGTCGACAAACTGATCCCTAAACTGATCCGCCAGGAAAAAGAAGACTCTGACACTTTCCACGGCGAAGGCCACTTTTCGGTGGATGAGAAAGCACGCCAGGTGCACCTGACCGAGCGCGGTTTGATCCTGATCGAAGAGCTGCTGGTGGGCGCCGGCATTATGGATGAAGGCGAATCGCTGTATTCCCCGGCCAATATCATGCTGATGCACCACGTTACCGCCGCATTGCGTGCTCACGTGCTGTTTACCCGCGACGTTGACTACATCGTGAAAGACGGCGAAGTCATTATCGTTGATGAGCACACCGGCCGTACCATGCAGGGCCGTCGCTGGTCTGACGGTCTGCACCAGGCGGTGGAAGCGAAGGAAGGGGTGGAAATTCAAAATGAAAACCAGACCCTGGCTTCGATCACCTTCCAGAACTATTTCCGTCTGTACGAGAAGCTGGCCGGGATGACTGGTACCGCAGACACCGAAGCGTTTGAGTTCAGCTCGATCTACAAGCTAGATACCATCGTGGTGCCGACCAACCGCCCAATGATCCGTAAAGACATGCCGGATCTGGTCTACATGACCGAGAAAGAGAAAATCGCGGCGATCATCGAAGATATTCGTGAACGCACCGCCAACGGCCAGCCGGTGCTGGTGGGTACCATCTCGATCGAAAAATCCGAAGTGGTTTCCCGCGAACTGGCGAAAGCCGGTATCGACCATAAAGTACTGAACGCCAAATTCCACGCCATGGAAGCGGATATCGTGGCCCAGGCCGGCCAATCCGGTGCGGTGACCATCGCCACCAACATGGCAGGGCGTGGTACCGATATTGTACTGGGTGGTAGCTGGCAGACCGAAATCGCGCAGTTGGAAGCCCCAACCGAAGAGCAGATCGAAGAGATCAAGCAGGCCTGGAAAGTGCGCCATGACGCCGTGCTAACGGCCGGCGGGCTGCACATTATCGGTACCGAGCGCCACGAATCACGCCGTATCGACAACCAGCTGCGAGGCCGTTCCGGCCGCCAGGGTGATGCCGGTTCTTCCCGTTTCTACCTGTCGATGGAAGATGCCCTGATGCGTATCTTTGCCTCCGATCGCGTGTCCAATATGATGCGTAAGCTGGGGATGAAAGAAGGCGAAGCGATTGAGCACCCATGGGTGACCAAGGCGATCGCCAACGCACAGCGTAAAGTAGAAAGCCGCAACTTTGACATCCGTAAACAGCTGCTGGAATACGATGATGTGGCCAACGACCAGCGCCGCGCCATTTACAGCCAGCGTAATGAACTGCTGGATGTGTCCGACGTCAGTGAAACCATCAACAGCATCCGCGAAGACGTCTTCAAGGCGACGATTGATAACTACATTCCGCCGCAGTCGCTGGAAGAAATGTGGGATGTGGCGGGGCTGGAAGATCGCCTGAAGAAAGATTTCGATTTGGCACTGCCGCTTGCCGAGTGGCTGGACAAAGAGCCGGAACTGCATGAAGAAACGCTGCGTGAGCGTATTCTGGATAAGGCCAAGGAAGAATATCTGCGCAAGGAAGAGGTGGTCGGCAGCGAAATGATGCGCAACTTTGAGAAGGGCGTGATGCTGCAAACCCTGGATTCGTTGTGGAAAGAGCATCTGGCGGCGATGGATTACCTGCGCCAGGGCATCCACTTGCGTGGCTACGCGCAAAAGGATCCGAAGCAGGAATATAAACGTGAATCCTTCGCCATGTTTGCCGCGATGCTGGAATCGCTGAAGTATGAAGTGATCAGCGTGCTCAGCAAAGTTCAGGTGCGGATGCCGGAAGAGGTTGAGGCCCTGGAACAGCAGCGCCGCAGCGAAGCAGAACGCCTGGCCCAGCAGCAACAGTTGAGCCATCAGGATGAAAATTCGCTGGCCGTTGATGACCCCAATACGCCAGCCGTCGCTGAGCGCAAGGTTGGCCGTAACGATCCTTGCCCATGCGGTTCAGGCAAAAAGTACAAACAGTGCCACGGCCGCCTGCAGAAATAA
- a CDS encoding DUF721 domain-containing protein, which yields MRDSRPQLLDFLFTEASAANKGPLHDVQQRAIALLKLNRAVKGLLPAQLHPWCRVANFRQGILVLETANASWMMRLRYEQPNLLSALRGQILPSLSSIDIRINPALMVKGSNQQADAAKKKPGDEKPAAPLRHLSQESAEQLRGLASRSPEKLRKTLERLAALAGESAKTTSRDQ from the coding sequence ATGCGCGATAGCCGTCCACAATTATTAGATTTCCTGTTTACTGAGGCGTCCGCAGCGAACAAAGGGCCGCTACACGATGTTCAACAACGCGCTATCGCGTTGCTGAAACTCAACCGGGCAGTGAAGGGACTATTGCCAGCCCAGCTGCACCCCTGGTGCCGTGTCGCAAACTTCAGACAGGGTATTTTAGTGCTAGAAACGGCAAATGCCAGCTGGATGATGCGCCTGCGCTACGAACAGCCTAATTTATTATCTGCACTACGGGGGCAAATTCTACCATCATTGTCGTCGATCGACATCAGGATTAATCCCGCGCTGATGGTAAAAGGCAGTAATCAACAGGCCGATGCGGCGAAGAAAAAACCAGGCGACGAAAAGCCGGCTGCGCCGTTGCGGCATTTGAGCCAGGAAAGTGCGGAACAGTTGAGGGGATTAGCGAGCCGCAGCCCGGAAAAATTGCGCAAAACGTTGGAGCGACTGGCAGCGTTGGCCGGAGAGAGTGCCAAAACTACCAGTCGCGATCAATAA